In Onychostoma macrolepis isolate SWU-2019 chromosome 04, ASM1243209v1, whole genome shotgun sequence, one DNA window encodes the following:
- the epyc gene encoding epiphycan isoform X2: MVTLRLMWGLLVLSVVAASPRRYVRQAELDNYDNNKVDLDLNVDSDVYDYYDGIDEPQIEIGTLSPDEDIDPSHHASLEEEEEEEVEHVEHEERRTVEGREDKELPIKPQLIPSGSGESGTLMGPSAQGEEELRLTPIDILQISGDISGSGDLGSGDLLDDKASGSGEPLGSGGSGASGDISGSVDSEDLGSGVSGLFGSGIILISGGEEELHLTLETLPHEASGDFGESGISGESGASGLPAVSGEPSASGVLDLSGEPVASGVLEVSGEPGASGVPELLGESWFSGEPEVSGVSGVPEISGESGLSGLAEVIEESGTSGVHEESGEPVISGVHEASGEPVISGVHEASGEPVISGLPEASGEPVISGLPEVSGEPEISVLPEVSGEPEISVLPEVSGEPEISGLPEVSGEPEISVLPEVSGEPEISVLPEVSGEPEISVLPEVPEKPGPFDVFEESGVPEESKQPEVTLESGESGSPEESGVTEAPVVTTEIIIPDLDEEEEILLTTPTTPLEGTGGDIGSGLPDIDTDTTGMGTCMLCTCLVGSVYCDDLKLDRVPPLSKETTHFYARYNKIARIGKSDFANLNKLKRIDLTSNGISRIDDDAFFGLPALEELVLRENIIRQLPALPPSMTLIDASLNQLGSTGIQREAFKDMPGLRYLYLTDNNIDHIPVPLPDSLRSLHLQNNNIQMMHEDTFCNPHNLNYIRNALEDVRLDGNPINLSRTPQAYICLPRIPIGALI; the protein is encoded by the exons ATAGAGATTGGCACCTTGAGCCCTGATGAGGACATTGATCCTTCACACCATGCTTCATTagaggaagaagaagaggaggaggtggaACATGTAGAACATGAGGAACGGAGGACAGTTGAGGGGAGAGAGGACAAGGAATTACCCATAAAGCCTCAGCTTATTCCATCAGGTTCTGGGGAGTCCGGGACTCTGATGGGCCCTAGTGCACAGGGAG AGGAGGAGCTTCGTCTGACGCCCATTGACATCCTTCAGATTTCTGGGGACATTTCGGGTTCTGGTGACTTGGGCTCTGGAGACTTACTTGATGACAAAGCGTCTGGTTCTGGAGAGCCTTTGGGCTCTGGAGGTTCTGGGGCCTCTGGTGACATATCAGGTTCTGTGGACTCAGAGGACCTTGGTTCTGGAGTCTCTGGGCTTTTTGGTTCAGGCATAATATTGATCTCAGGTGGAG AGGAGGAGCTCCACTTGACGCTTGAAACCCTTCCACACGAGGCCTCTGGGGATTTTGGAGAGTCTGGAATCTCTGGGGAGTCTGGAGCTTCTGGCTTACCTGCGGTGTCAGGAGAGCCTTCAGCCTCTGGGGTTCTTGATCTATCTGGTGAGCCTGTGGCTTCTGGGGTACTTGAGGTATCAGGAGAGCCTGGGGCCTCTGGAGTACCTGAGCTGTTGGGAGAATCTTGGTTCTCTGGGGAACCTGAGGTGTCAGGAGTATCTGGTGTTCCAGAGATTTCAGGAGAGTCTGGGCTCTCTGGGCTGGCAGAGGTTATCGAAGAGTCCGGGACCTCTGGGGTGCATGAGGAGTCTGGAGAGCCTGTGATCTCTGGGGTGCATGAAGCGTCTGGAGAGCCTGTGATCTCTGGGGTGCATGAGGCGTCTGGAGAGCCTGTGATCTCTGGGCTGCCTGAGGCATCTGGAGAGCCTGTGATCTCTGGGCTGCCTGAGGTGTCTGGAGAGCCTGAGATCTCTGTGCTGCCTGAGGTGTCTGGAGAGCCTGAGATCTCTGTGCTGCCTGAGGTGTCTGGAGAGCCTGAGATCTCTGGGCTGCCTGAGGTGTCTGGAGAGCCTGAGATCTCTGTGCTGCCTGAGGTGTCTGGAGAGCCTGAGATCTCTGTGCTGCCTGAGGTGTCTGGAGAGCCTGAGATCTCTGTGCTGCCTGAGGTCCCTGAAAAGCCTGGACCCTTTGATGTGTTTGAAGAGTCTGGGGTCCCCGAAGAGTCTAAACAGCCTGAGGTCACTTTGGAGTCAGGAGAGTCTGGGAGCCCAGAAGAGTCTGGGGTGACTGAGGCCCCAGTTGTCAccactgaaataataataccTGACTTAGATGAAG AGGAGGAGATACTCCTAACTACCCCGACCACTCCCTTGGAGGGGACTGGGGGTGATATAGGTTCAGGGCTACCTGATATTGACACAGATACAACAG GTATGGGTACCTGTATGCTTTGCACCTGCCTGGTCGGATCTGTGTACTGTGATGACCTGAAGCTGGACCGTGTTCCTCCCCTTTCCAAAGAAACCACTCATTTCTATGCCCGCTACAACAAAATTGCTAGGATCGGCAAGTCTGACTTCGCCAACCTGA ACAAATTAAAGAGGATCGATCTGACTAGCAATGGCATTTCCAGGATTGATGATGATGCTTTCTTTGGCCTTCCTGCTCTGGAGGAGTTGGTATTACGAGAGAATATTATTAGACAACTTCCTGCTCTGCCACCCTCTATGACCCTTATTGATGCCTCTCTCAACCAGCTGGGCAGCACTGGCATTCAGAGAGAAGCTTTCAAg GACATGCCAGGGCTACGTTACCTTTACTTGACAGACAACAACATAGACCACATCCCGGTTCCTTTGCCTGACAGTCTGCGCTCTCTGCACCTACAG AATAACAATATCCAAATGATGCATGAGGACACCTTCTGCAATCCACACAATTTGAATTACATCCGCAACGCTCTTGAGGATGTTCGCCTGGACGGTAATCCCATCAACCTCAGCAGAACCCCACAGGCCTACATATGTTTGCCACGTATCCCCATTGGTGCCCTTATTTAA